In a single window of the Tellurirhabdus bombi genome:
- a CDS encoding SusC/RagA family TonB-linked outer membrane protein — MMKKLIPLTLVTGLLLTGFPHCADAQIWASAQGKKRPASTKSAQPTETHSLKKVLLDLKNHYGVDILFEEKVVADRQTSGAVNLKGKLETNLIQLLKPHGLRFKKLHSEAYLIVVNKANDKTTTQLSNPKNSLNFDAIAEPMAVAPAIVESAQAIVTADVTVSGTVIDESGAGLPGVSVVLKGTTRGTTTDNKGAYQLNVPDKSAVLVFSFVGYLSQEVTVGNQAAIDIKLQADTKSLSEVVVVGFGTQKKVNLTGAVSSVSSEEISRRPVGQTSSALQGLMPGVTVTQRSGRPGGDGGTIRIRGIGTLGGSSADPLVLIDNIEGSMNSIDPNLIESVSILKDAASASIYGSRAANGVILITTKRAKGNRISVNYNNYIGWQTPTNLPKMTNAIDHMLLTNEAYVNVGRAPLYGDDLIQKYRTEGPGNRDLYPDTDWQKEVLTGSGLQQSHFFSINGGSDKIRFLTSAGYLDQKGIIENSSFRRYTLRNNTDIQFSKKFSARADLQLVAATTLEPGRGSEDVFHWMNRIPANQVGINSNGTWGDGWNGDNPIAMSREGGTRRRNDPYVLLNAALVYKPAEWLTAEVAYAPKYALGIEKNFNKSVQTYKPDGALSFLAPARTSLNEVTNRSLYTTLRSTVTFDKTYGDHGVKVLGGFSREDFRNDNVTAYREGFLLPAYDVLNAGNSDIQRSSGGASEWALQSFFGRVNYDYKQKYLFEANARYDGSSRFAKGNKYGFFPSVSGGWRISQESFMLPINNVVNELKLRASWGRLGNQNIPGGNYPFMSSLQFGPYTLGKQIVNVVALNTLANADISWEATEMTNIGLDATLFSKLSITADYYTKKTRDILLQLDVPAIIGLGAPFQNAGIVDNKGWELGVNYRGNVRDFRYDVGFNISDVINRVVDLRGVNGVSLQANREGYPIGSLFGLEAEGFFQTADEVAAHAQQFGTVKPGDIKYKDQNGDGLINGDDNVVFGSTVPRFTYGSTLNAYYKGFSLNIVLQGVGKADGYLNEQGIMPFFLGGTVQEQHKDHWTPENPNATFPRLAFSESNNERGSSFWMRNAAYLRLKNIQFGYQLPSALTQRAGINSVRVFANGQNIWTLDKFWDGYDVESPVGTGRSYPQVKMFSFGLDVSF, encoded by the coding sequence ATGATGAAAAAACTGATACCCCTAACCTTGGTGACCGGTTTACTGCTCACGGGTTTTCCGCACTGCGCAGATGCCCAGATCTGGGCATCTGCGCAAGGGAAAAAGCGCCCCGCCAGCACCAAAAGCGCACAACCTACCGAAACGCATTCCCTGAAAAAAGTACTGCTGGACTTAAAAAATCACTACGGGGTTGACATCCTGTTTGAAGAAAAAGTGGTTGCCGACCGGCAAACTTCGGGCGCTGTCAACCTGAAAGGAAAACTGGAAACGAACCTGATTCAGCTATTGAAGCCACACGGTTTGCGCTTCAAAAAACTCCATTCGGAAGCTTATTTAATTGTTGTCAATAAAGCGAATGATAAAACAACTACCCAGTTATCCAACCCTAAAAATAGCCTGAATTTTGATGCGATAGCTGAGCCAATGGCTGTCGCTCCCGCCATTGTCGAAAGTGCGCAGGCCATCGTAACCGCTGATGTAACGGTTAGCGGAACCGTAATTGATGAGTCCGGGGCCGGGCTGCCGGGGGTAAGTGTCGTTCTGAAAGGCACAACGCGGGGAACAACCACGGATAATAAAGGGGCCTATCAGTTAAATGTGCCCGATAAGAGCGCCGTTCTGGTATTCAGTTTCGTGGGGTATTTATCCCAGGAAGTAACCGTCGGAAATCAGGCAGCGATTGACATCAAACTGCAAGCCGACACAAAATCGCTGTCGGAGGTAGTCGTGGTTGGTTTTGGTACGCAGAAAAAAGTGAACCTCACGGGAGCCGTATCATCCGTATCAAGCGAAGAAATTAGCCGGAGACCCGTAGGGCAGACTTCGTCGGCCTTGCAGGGGCTGATGCCGGGCGTGACCGTAACGCAGCGTTCGGGGCGTCCGGGTGGTGACGGTGGTACGATCCGGATTCGAGGCATTGGAACACTTGGCGGTAGTAGTGCAGATCCATTGGTACTGATTGACAATATCGAAGGATCGATGAACAGCATTGACCCAAACCTGATCGAATCCGTATCAATTCTAAAAGATGCGGCTTCGGCTTCTATCTATGGTTCCCGAGCAGCCAATGGGGTTATTCTGATCACTACTAAACGGGCGAAGGGCAACCGTATTTCGGTCAATTACAACAATTACATCGGCTGGCAAACGCCTACCAATTTGCCAAAAATGACCAATGCCATCGACCACATGCTGCTGACCAACGAAGCCTATGTGAACGTCGGGCGGGCACCACTTTATGGCGATGATCTAATTCAGAAATACCGGACGGAAGGCCCTGGCAACCGGGATTTATACCCGGATACGGACTGGCAGAAAGAAGTACTAACTGGCTCCGGTTTGCAGCAAAGTCACTTTTTCAGCATCAACGGGGGCAGCGATAAAATCCGCTTTCTAACATCGGCAGGTTATCTGGATCAAAAAGGAATTATTGAAAACTCCAGCTTTCGGCGGTATACCCTGCGGAATAATACGGATATTCAGTTTTCGAAGAAATTCAGTGCGCGGGCTGACTTACAATTAGTTGCGGCAACTACCTTGGAGCCAGGTCGTGGTTCCGAAGATGTGTTTCACTGGATGAACCGAATTCCAGCCAATCAGGTTGGCATTAATTCAAACGGAACCTGGGGTGATGGCTGGAACGGGGATAATCCAATTGCTATGTCAAGGGAGGGGGGGACTCGGAGAAGAAATGATCCGTATGTTCTCTTAAATGCGGCTCTGGTTTATAAACCCGCCGAATGGCTAACAGCGGAGGTTGCTTATGCACCGAAATACGCCCTGGGGATTGAAAAAAACTTTAATAAATCCGTACAAACGTATAAACCGGACGGCGCACTAAGCTTTCTGGCTCCGGCCCGGACTAGCTTGAATGAGGTCACCAATCGGTCGCTATACACCACGTTGCGAAGTACGGTTACGTTCGATAAAACGTATGGCGATCATGGGGTGAAAGTCTTGGGCGGTTTCTCCCGCGAGGACTTCCGAAATGACAACGTAACGGCTTACCGGGAAGGCTTCCTACTTCCTGCTTATGATGTATTGAATGCCGGAAATTCGGATATTCAGCGGTCTTCGGGTGGAGCGTCTGAATGGGCCTTACAGTCGTTTTTTGGTCGGGTGAACTACGATTACAAACAGAAGTATTTGTTTGAGGCCAACGCCCGCTACGACGGATCTTCCCGATTTGCCAAAGGAAATAAATACGGCTTTTTCCCTTCTGTATCGGGAGGATGGCGTATTTCGCAGGAATCCTTCATGTTGCCCATCAATAATGTGGTGAATGAATTGAAGCTGCGCGCTTCGTGGGGGCGTTTAGGAAATCAGAATATTCCGGGTGGTAACTATCCGTTCATGTCGTCTCTGCAATTTGGTCCCTATACGCTGGGTAAACAGATTGTTAACGTGGTAGCGCTGAATACGTTGGCTAATGCAGACATATCGTGGGAAGCCACCGAAATGACCAATATTGGATTGGATGCTACCTTATTTTCCAAGCTGTCGATTACGGCCGATTATTATACCAAAAAGACACGGGATATTTTGTTGCAGCTGGATGTGCCTGCCATCATCGGATTAGGAGCGCCTTTTCAAAATGCGGGAATTGTTGACAATAAAGGCTGGGAACTTGGGGTAAACTATCGCGGCAATGTGCGCGATTTCCGCTACGATGTTGGCTTCAACATTTCGGACGTAATAAACCGGGTAGTTGATTTGCGGGGTGTAAACGGAGTCTCCTTGCAGGCAAATCGGGAGGGGTATCCCATTGGTTCGCTTTTTGGTCTAGAGGCGGAAGGCTTCTTCCAGACGGCGGACGAGGTTGCTGCGCACGCTCAGCAATTTGGAACCGTTAAGCCCGGCGATATTAAATACAAAGACCAGAACGGCGATGGCCTCATCAACGGCGATGATAACGTCGTGTTTGGTAGCACCGTTCCCCGCTTCACCTACGGCAGCACCCTGAATGCCTACTACAAAGGTTTCAGCCTGAATATTGTCCTGCAAGGGGTTGGCAAAGCCGACGGCTACCTGAATGAGCAGGGAATTATGCCCTTCTTCCTGGGCGGTACCGTTCAGGAGCAGCACAAAGACCACTGGACACCCGAAAATCCGAATGCTACATTTCCCCGTCTGGCGTTCAGCGAATCGAACAACGAGAGGGGCTCTAGTTTCTGGATGCGCAACGCGGCTTACCTACGGCTAAAGAATATCCAGTTTGGCTATCAACTGCCAAGTGCTTTGACCCAACGCGCGGGAATCAACAGTGTGCGCGTATTTGCCAATGGGCAGAATATCTGGACATTAGATAAGTTCTGGGATGGCTACGATGTGGAGTCGCCAGTAGGAACGGGTCGTAGTTATCCGCAGGTTAAAATGTTCAGCTTTGGTTTGGATGTCAGCTTCTAA